One Alphaproteobacteria bacterium LSUCC0396 genomic region harbors:
- the ccmE gene encoding cytochrome c maturation protein CcmE, giving the protein MSPKAKRLSIIAMIAALVGIAAMLVLGALRDNIVFFYTPTEINSAGTKAGQALRLGGLVKDGSVKIDGLQSVFTVTDGSTDITVRYDNALPSLFREGQGVVAEGSLMNGQFIATNVLAKHDENYMPAEVAKKLKDTGVWKGGKAD; this is encoded by the coding sequence ATGTCACCCAAAGCCAAACGCTTATCAATCATTGCAATGATTGCAGCTCTCGTTGGTATTGCCGCCATGCTGGTTCTTGGCGCATTGCGGGATAATATCGTGTTTTTCTATACCCCAACCGAAATCAACAGCGCGGGAACCAAAGCGGGGCAAGCCCTCAGGCTAGGCGGATTGGTCAAGGATGGCAGCGTTAAAATTGACGGGCTGCAATCTGTTTTCACCGTCACCGACGGATCAACTGATATCACCGTTCGCTATGATAATGCGCTGCCAAGTCTGTTTCGTGAGGGTCAGGGCGTTGTCGCCGAAGGATCGCTGATGAACGGCCAGTTTATCGCGACCAACGTGCTGGCGAAACATGATGAGAATTATATGCCTGCCGAGGTTGCCAAAAAACTGAAAGATACTGGCGTCTGGAAGGGCGGTAAAGCTGATTAG
- a CDS encoding cytochrome c family protein encodes MKNYVFAAVAIAGFMMAAPAMAGDAAAGEKVFRKCKACHYVDQEKNKTGPHLVNIIGRKAGAVEGYKYSKAMAGSDLVWDEATLAGFLAKPKSYLKGTKMAFAGLKKDSDIADVIAYLKSPN; translated from the coding sequence ATGAAAAATTACGTTTTCGCTGCGGTGGCAATAGCAGGGTTTATGATGGCAGCACCAGCAATGGCTGGCGATGCGGCTGCAGGTGAGAAAGTGTTTCGGAAATGCAAAGCCTGTCATTACGTGGATCAAGAAAAGAACAAAACTGGCCCGCATCTGGTCAATATTATCGGCCGCAAGGCAGGTGCTGTTGAGGGATATAAGTATTCAAAAGCAATGGCTGGATCAGATCTTGTTTGGGATGAGGCAACACTTGCCGGCTTCCTAGCAAAGCCAAAATCATATCTCAAAGGTACGAAAATGGCGTTTGCCGGTCTGAAAAAAGACAGCGATATCGCCGATGTGATCGCGTATCTGAAATCACCAAACTAA
- a CDS encoding alpha-hydroxy acid oxidase, protein MDLMNKYPRLSDLRVPASRRIPKFVFAYLDSGTGHDRAKDENRAFLDSIELTPQFMRGRVDPDLTTKLGKRTFKAPFGAAPIGLSSLIWPGAESIIGRAAKKHGFPYTLSTVAGESIEMLAESAGEMGWFQLYAPRDRDLMRDLLRRAKGCGYTTLVVTADVPSPSRRERMRIAGAPLGSRGNSAFSPRVIWQSLMRPEWAVRTLLNGGARFRNMEPYAKNDGAMGITKFIGDQLNGSLDWDYLAEIRAQWDGEIYLKGVLHGQDAARAIKLGIDGIVVSNHGGRQLDAAPPPLAQLSAIRAAVGKDVPLIVDSGIMSGLDVVRVLSAGADFALIGRGFMYAVAALGNKGGEHAASILLEEVRDVMAQLGLSTIDEVKRLQNTG, encoded by the coding sequence ATGGATTTGATGAACAAATATCCGCGTTTGTCGGATCTTAGAGTGCCAGCGTCAAGGCGGATTCCAAAATTTGTTTTTGCTTATCTGGACTCGGGCACCGGCCATGATCGGGCGAAAGATGAAAACCGCGCCTTTCTCGACTCGATTGAGCTTACCCCCCAATTCATGCGGGGCCGGGTTGATCCAGATTTAACCACCAAGCTTGGCAAAAGAACCTTTAAGGCACCATTTGGTGCGGCGCCGATTGGATTGTCGTCGCTGATCTGGCCGGGCGCAGAATCGATCATCGGCCGCGCCGCAAAAAAACACGGTTTTCCGTACACGCTGAGCACTGTTGCCGGCGAGTCCATCGAAATGTTGGCAGAGTCTGCCGGTGAGATGGGGTGGTTTCAGCTATATGCGCCGCGCGACCGTGACCTGATGCGTGATTTGCTGCGCCGGGCCAAGGGCTGCGGCTATACCACATTAGTGGTTACAGCTGATGTGCCATCGCCGAGCCGGCGGGAGCGGATGCGGATCGCTGGCGCGCCGCTTGGTAGTCGCGGGAATTCAGCCTTTTCTCCGCGGGTGATCTGGCAAAGCCTGATGCGGCCTGAATGGGCGGTGCGGACGTTGCTAAACGGCGGGGCACGGTTTCGGAATATGGAACCCTACGCGAAAAACGATGGCGCAATGGGCATTACCAAATTTATTGGCGACCAATTAAATGGATCGCTTGATTGGGATTATCTTGCGGAAATTCGTGCCCAATGGGATGGCGAAATTTATCTCAAAGGTGTGCTTCACGGTCAGGACGCGGCGCGGGCAATCAAGCTGGGCATTGATGGAATTGTGGTCTCGAACCATGGCGGTCGCCAGTTAGATGCAGCACCGCCGCCACTGGCGCAGTTATCAGCTATTCGTGCCGCGGTTGGCAAAGACGTGCCGTTAATTGTCGATAGCGGCATTATGTCAGGCCTTGATGTGGTAAGAGTGTTGTCAGCTGGTGCCGATTTTGCCCTGATCGGCCGCGGCTTTATGTATGCTGTGGCGGCACTCGGCAATAAGGGCGGCGAACATGCTGCGTCAATATTGCTTGAAGAAGTTCGCGATGTTATGGCACAGCTTGGTCTCTCGACGATTGATGAGGTCAAACGGCTGCA